The stretch of DNA accctttttatgcaacggacatattccTTTTAGCCActtttctggtaccaattcattctgccatataagtactattagtttatggattgctgcaaaaagttgatcaccaccttttttatacatatccgaacagatttcatcgattcctggggttttattatctttgagttttaggatggcatttgacacttctttctcttgttgggtcttcactgtgtagttaaCGTTGTAGATTTTattgattgtctatgttgtaacctccttcaatatcgtttttatcatttattataatttcaccgttagtgtctttacaaatttttaatcgcggtttaaattctcgacggctattatttaaggatttatagtatttcctcgtttcatttttatcgaataaactttgtagcttattgagagtgttctgttcgtattccctcttcttacgtcggtGGATACGTTTTtactctcttctaagacgtctatattATTCTTTTTCTATTTGTGTACAACCTGTGTCAATGGTTTTTTTGATaggctgcgttctttctatttgtggccatttcgcactcatgatcaaaccaatgatttctttttactgacttggttttgcccaatttTTCAACtaatttctgtaacacaatatctcgtatatttgcatatagttggttaatgtcttcttcttcttccaagtTTTCTGTCCTTACTTGAttttctatttgctgtctgtgtacatttgcaatgtcgggatcttttagtttattaatgtcgattttttctctccttttccATTCAAGTttcctgctattattttgatgtcattttttgggcactCATCGTACTCTCAGTCTAGTGTctcatagaacatgtctttttcatcatcctctttttcttccgttggagcatggatgctaataatACTAATATTAGCGGACTTCCCTTTAAGTCTTATTCAACATAGCCTATGATCAATAGCTTTGGAATCAATTACACTGTTTGACCTTTctgcttacaataaatccggtaccaaattcgtgtcgtcaaaaatgaaaataaataatataaaaattacacaaTTGCCTGTATTtcgatattttttatgtaaaaagaaGTTCATCAGGCTGGCATCAGTAGATGAAGAATTTGACTCCGCATAGGCATCTAGCTCCACAAACTCATCAAGACTATACAAATCCTTATCAGCTACTTGACAATTGGATGAACCAGGTGCTGTGAAATATTCTATGGAAACACTTCCTCCAGGTGTAACAGgcacttttttctttattgtcaggGTTGGCTTGCAAGCATTTCTTCCTGAATTCAACAAATCCACAAAAGATGCCAGGAATAATACCAGTTCCAGAAAAACAGTTTGATTACTTTGTAAGAGTGGTGACTGCACAAGTTGTCGCATATGAGAACTCTTGGTGCTGGCTATTTCATTACATAAGGAAAAGCATCACTTTAAAACCAGTTCTCAAAAAGAGGCTGCTCATACCAACCACTCGAGTTTCTGTTTAATCTGTGCAAAAGATTTAATGATATaatcatatatttaataaaatcattAGGATATGTTAcagaaaaaaaagttaaaagtttttgAATTGAAAATTCTAAAGATCTTTAAACCTAGCCATGAAatttaccaactgttcaaagaatTCACTAGGCTCCAAACTTCAATGGCTTGGTCATGTAGTGAGGATGGATGATGACAATTTGCCAAGAGGGGCCTTAAGCAATATAATACTAGGCAAAAGACTAAATGGGAGGCCACAAAGAAGAGTGAAGAGACAAGTGGTAGTGAATGCACAAAAGCTGATGGGTATCAAAACTATGAGGGGGAACTACAGGCTTATGTTGTAGGTGAAAATTGAATAATTGGAATATTTAGCTATCATCAAGTACCTATATTTCAACAGGTTAGGTGTTAAACATGTTTACGAAGATTATATTATGCTTAATACCCTTGACAATCAATTTCATTCATATGCAACCTGGAAAATTAGATTATAAGCTTGAAACAaagtaaaatgtttttatttattatgtgtATAATTATacactaaaataaatatatttgtatataattatctgtgtatatttataaataatacactaaatttgtaaacacaaaatacacatttatcttgtttgctattttaattgttttcaagGTTAACTTgacaaacaaaaacaataaaacttttctttttattaaataGCCTacgataaaataaagaaaactaaTACATATATGATATAAATCTCACAGTTATTATAGTTTTATTTCCACATTTATTTGGCTACATTTTAAACTATGTTTCATTGATTTATCATGTTCCTACAATGCACTTTTTGTGGGTGAAACATttttatgataatgatgatagtGATAATTGTGAATAGTGATAGTGATAGTGAAAAATTTTTATGATAGTGATAATTTAAACTCACCTGAAACAGGTGAGTTTAAATTATCTTTGTAATTGCTCCAAAATTGGTCTTCAGGAGAAAGTTGTATTTTTAAAATGCATTATAATGAATATTAAATTACACAttattgaaacaaaaaaaaggcCAACTATGTGatcaaaacaattttaataatctcAATAATATAACTATTGACACCATAAATCATTTACAaattaaacatataaaaatatatctatataaaataaCTTTAGAACTGTGTGAAAATTTTAGCTTCTTGCATCATTAACAGTACTCGGAACTCTTACTTCTAAACCATCTAGACTTTCTGTTAATATAATTTGACAACCTAATCTGGAAGTATCTGTTAGGTCGTAAGCTAAGTCCAGCATATCTAGCTCCTCATCAGTTGCTTTTTTTGGTAGGGAATCAAAGTCTTCTTGCTTAAAAATAAGGTGGCAAGTTGAACAGGTCAAGGTACCTTCACATGCTCCAAAACCATCTAtatctatattattatttaatacaaCATCCAGTAGGTTATCACCCACCTTTCCCTTGGCTTTTATCTTATCTCCATTAGCTTTTACAAATGTAACCTCCactctgaaattaaaaaaagattatcaattaaaattatctacaGCATTTTAATTACATGCATTCCTATACTATCAGATAAAGATTGGTTGATAACATTACCTGAGTTTACTTTGTAATAATTTTAGTATTAAATATATTATCTGAATATTTTGCATATAAATCAAAAGTCATAAAATTCTGGCCCTtcttatgtatttattttaccaTGCTGAAATTTATTTACCACCCTTTTTAACataaaacattacaaataaaaCATGATACAATACACACATGAAACTTTTGGGATAAACTAGTAAACTTCTAAAGAAGACATTAAAATAATTAGATACAGATCACTGCAATATATAGCAGAATTAAGTAATTTGGGTAAAAACATAATAGAAATGTGTACTTACTGTTTTTTACTTAATTCTGGTTGTCCTACAGATAACAGCcttatattgtttttaattacatgtcTATTTAAATATCTTGTCAAGGTCGCACTTTTCTTTAAAAACGCATTAAGAGCCATTTGGGTAGATGTATATTATTTTactgaattataacaaatctcAAACAATTAGGTGGAACATAATAACACTACTGTTATGTAACTATATTTGTAAATTATGACGCTATAATATGTTGTAAccacaaaataaaagtaaaattactTAATACTCTCACCAAATTAACTTTCTCTTACTTTGAAGATTCACGGAGATAAACTGAATGAAACTGACGAGACGAGTATTACATTCttttctatttataatttattttgatttaatttaaatgaCATCACCTCTGTGTTTGAGTTCTGTGTCAGTTTGAGTGGCCATTTTTTCTTGTCAACAGTTACAGAACaccaaagatttttttattaacatggACTTTTCATATTCATCATCTGCCATGTTTTTCGTACAGACAGATTtgacaatgacgtataatatacgagactttcttttgtattttttatattaaaattattattatattaattattaattttatattatttatattactaacctaaCCTGTTTGTTAACAAAATGTCTGTTCGAAAAAAATGGCTGATACTATTTTTTGGTATATGTTTCCCACGCTATGTACTCTGATCGATGATGTTTTGgcgtttataatataaaaatgcggttATTGTCGTAAATTATAAGAAACAAATCACTGATAAATACAcgtaaatattttgtaaatacacATATTAAGTATATATTAACAATTATTGAATATATACGTCTATGGAAATATTAGATGTATTTGTTTTGACGTTTCGGTTTTCAATCCAATTACAAAGTAAAGtgacattaaaattttaaatattgtgtTAACAGCCACAGTTGATTGTAGTGAAAATTGCagtttatattttattgttatttgacGTTGTGATTTCCACTGcggaaatcgtttttttttaatgatttccgaagtagggcttaatcccatataaacacaatatttaacttaaatataTCACAAGAAAACTGTctataaactaaatttttatgCGAAGTGGCATAACAGGAACACATCCGGATATTGATAGTCTTCAGTATTGGTATCACTGAATAAAAATGTCAATTGTCGATTCAGTTGGCAAAATTACAAAGTGTCAACTGTCACTCTTTTTCTCAAGACAGCGAGTGCAGTGCACGTGTTGACTAAAACTTGGTATGTTTTtttgattaaatatattataatctattaatttaaagcagaacattttaataatttcgtgccttatttattaaaggttccaATAAGTAACCCACAACAATGGCCAAGCGTACAAAGAAGGTCGGAATCACTGGTAAATACGGTACCCGTTATGGTGCTTCCTTGCGTAAAATGGTGAAAAAAATGGAAATCACCCAACACGCAAAATACTCCTGCAGTTTTTGCGGCAAAGAAGCCATGAAGAGGAGTTGTGTTGGAATCTGGTCCTGCAAAAGGTGTAAGAGGGTTGTTGCTGGAGGTGCATGGGTGTATTCAACGACAGCCGCTGCATCAGTTAGATCTGCTGTAAGGCGTCTTAGGGAAGTTAAAGAACAGTAATTTTGTAAGTTAAAtacgttaataaaaaaataaaaccatttgttttagttttatattgaAAATCTCCTGCCTTGCATACTTTTAGGccaattattaatatttttacatattagTGGGAAATCCCAAATTGATTCTTCCAGTTCATACAGCTTATAGCATTTCATTGAAATAGTATTGGTGCTTTATTATACtatagatatattttaaaatacatacaaaTAAATCATTAGTTTCTATATTTGAGTTCAAATGAAGTTAACAAAGTCAGTCAGAACAAATCTCAATATTGTCTTGCCAAATTGACCTTTTTCAATTAACATAAAATGGCAAATGGCCAATTATATTCACAATACATACACAAAAAACGGCACTATTATACAagagatataaaataaaaattacaagaaTATATGAACTGTAGCAAATAAAGTATACTAATCCAAGGATATATTGATAGTTCTAAGTGTTTCTTTGTGATACCCTCGTGTTTCAGGATATCTTATAAGTGAATTATATATTTCGTGGTTTGATTTCTAAATCAGACGCCTATTCAAACCCGAATTGTATATAATCTATTATGTTTGAAACAAAAACCAATTTTTatctaataatttaatattaactgTCCCTCATGCACAGATATCTTTGGTTTTGCCTGTATACAGGTAGACGTGTTGATTATATTTCTCCATATATTTGGATCCTACAAATATTCTATACCTCAGAAATTCTGTAAAAACCCAGGTGAAGAAGATGGCTGGATGATGTAGAtgatatatcgtcggtatactgcgaaaaccaggtaaatgtcggaataccgaaatcgagaaaaaacgtttttaaagtttagtttgttATTGTGActtaagcagtcagcttgtttttaatattaggtgttctagtgaaagatgcatatatctgaaatgattttctatcattagtttgaaaaagttgagacacctatctgactagtcctaaatttaagttggaaatgctatcacttacctggttttacctgtaaatctaaataaatcggttactcttcaaataacatatttaacacaaatataataaaccaagtatattattttccagttttgtgatcgagatatgaggcttttactaggtaatagcaatgttttaaggtattagtcgatatttatgacatttaactggttttccctgaaaattttattaacagctgtttgtagttatagttattatttatatgaatgataggcagttttatagaaaaaactaatttatttcgaatataataataacaatattatatattataagaatattattatgaggcttcctcgtccgatttttcactgaaagcaggctctggcaagatgtctgaTGTCTGTcacatcatttcccgttttcaaattacgatatcacccgtgatattcctccggtatcactcccttatcacatagctgtaccaaatctttcttttttgatatgtttattggcaaatgtgcatcataaagtcgcttaagttcttcaagattgcttgtagttgataacttggcgtgtttttttcttgttgactgccgtTTAGTATCACcaaggaaataattgaagcttattgacatgtcataattaaaatagattctgtttgtctctcctttcacgaatctcattctttttatcttcaaccacattattttttcgccgttttggtcttttgtacggtttttaattaaagtgtgagACAAGTTTTTAAAgtcataaaagtcgtagtatttaaattctttacatttgtatggttctatacatacttttttatcatcaaccttgatatttttagttcctcttgcattttgaaaaacaagtaatctggcatcccatagatagatctgtgttttttagcggtttcgatacTACTAATCATAGAGTCAActccatataggaatgtccagactccAGACCTTACTCCATTTGTGTAAGTAAGTATCCCATAATAGTAAGGCTGCAATAAGCTGATTACGATTCTGTCCTCTGCAGGTATCAGAAAGTAAAtttatttcacttacatattctaGAACacttttgataagtagtggagtataatgcttcctatttcagaacttcctcgtctaccgttaatttctgaccaggcaaaacagtaagctgcatttaATAATacggcttcatatacacacaaattgtagacgcATAATTTTTGAGAATAATATAGTtgtccagtcaatccacttggaatctgtagtacggcctgtagatcgacagtaattgaaacaaaatcccattgttcattagatcttttcttatcattttgttttttaagattacatacttcttttctgatgttctctgtaactgtcttcaattcgatttgccagttcaattagccctatcatatttattacaaactaaacattgatcttttttaggaacaaaaaagtcgttatagtcgttagaaaatattcttcgatatgtaatttcgctaacaccttccagtttcttctgcccacagtcattatataaagttggtacatttttattatacttaaatttttgtccaaatatctacgctttcAACTTTGGCGActataatgtgggcccatggttggaaaagactcaatatgagcctt from Diabrotica undecimpunctata isolate CICGRU chromosome 4, icDiaUnde3, whole genome shotgun sequence encodes:
- the Fdx2 gene encoding adrenodoxin-like protein 2, mitochondrial, with protein sequence MALNAFLKKSATLTRYLNRHVIKNNIRLLSVGQPELSKKQVEVTFVKANGDKIKAKGKVGDNLLDVVLNNNIDIDGFGACEGTLTCSTCHLIFKQEDFDSLPKKATDEELDMLDLAYDLTDTSRLGCQIILTESLDGLEVRVPSTVNDARS
- the RpL37A gene encoding large ribosomal subunit protein eL43, whose protein sequence is MAKRTKKVGITGKYGTRYGASLRKMVKKMEITQHAKYSCSFCGKEAMKRSCVGIWSCKRCKRVVAGGAWVYSTTAAASVRSAVRRLREVKEQ